From a single Brassica oleracea var. oleracea cultivar TO1000 chromosome C5, BOL, whole genome shotgun sequence genomic region:
- the LOC106293851 gene encoding 10 kDa chaperonin, producing MAKRLIPTLNRVLVEKILQPSKTVSGILLPETSSQLNSGRVIAVGPGARDRTGNLIPVSVKEGDSVLLPKFGGTQVKLGEKEFLLYRDEDLMATLHD from the exons ATGGCGAAGCGATTGATCCCGACGTTAAACCGTGTGTTGGTTGAGAAGATTCTTCAACCGTCGAAGACCGTCTCCGGCATTCTCCTACCGGAAACATCTTCTCAG TTGAATTCGGGGAGGGTGATAGCAGTTGGTCCTGGAGCGAGAGACAGAACCGGGAATCTGATTCCGGTTTCGGTTAAGGAAGGAGACAGTGTTCTTTTGCCTAAGTTCGGTGGTACTCAAGTGAAGCTCGGAGAGAAAGA GTTTCTTTTGTATAGGGATGAAGATCTCATGGCTACTCTTCATGATTGA